In Zobellia roscoffensis, the following are encoded in one genomic region:
- a CDS encoding BspA family leucine-rich repeat surface protein has protein sequence MKNLLSILLFILFSASSYAQSFTSTWNTNNTETGSSPNNEITIPTNPAYTTYNYDVDWGDGSSDTGVTGTITHTYATAGSYTVSISGTFPSIYFNDEEANDKLKIIEILAWGDIQWQTMENAFFGCENLNFDLIDAPNLSQVTSLKNMFREGTSFTGIVNNWDVSTITDISGIFSGCSIFDRPVDTWATNSVTDMSETFKSTAFNQPLDNWNTSSVTTMKGMFIAAGRFNQNINNWNVSNVTDMSQTFAYTNAFNRPLNNWDVSSVTDMTFMFDGSDFNQPIDNWNVSNVTSMSGMFRHAKYNQPLASWDVTSVLDFSLMFQRNRTFNQPLNTWVVTNATDMSSMFDGWYWDQVYNHPLDNWNVSNVTNMSYMFRDNSGFNQDISGWDVSNVTNMQGMFSQTDVFNQDISGWNVSSVTNMSTMFQQAQVFNQPLNNWNISNVDNVSSMFDRALSFNQPLNLWTLSNVTSFQNMFNLASSFNQDITGWNTSSITNMSGMFTSASTFNQNLGVWDISSVTNMANMLSNSGLSQENYDNTLIAWSAQTVNSGINLGATNLQYCDALSQRQSLIDDDGWTITGDAVNCSYVLCTEITMPHASDTATPANSDIRWDPAPNATGYKVTLEIERGGVRNYATIGGNTANNYDVGNTVGLDFTNEFMANDTVYVTVVPYNGEGDAVGCQEISFTVVESWVNRTDVFKITIDTRNLDTNSTAANQYRIELNDGSPDYLTYDFNIDWGDGQYDNNVTNDITHTYLTPGIYTIAIIGDFPSFRQDSSNKDNLKLISMDQWGDQIWQSMNQAFYFCENMVYNATDIPNLTQVTNMSRMFRRAWLFNNDINNWDVSNVTNMSNMFYQAYIFNQPLNNWDVSNVTTMDNMFNAAQAFNQNIDTWDVENVTSMQYMFANTDAFDQPLNSWNVSNVTTMKSMFQRAELFNQPLNNWIVTNVTSMEEMFNSAELFNQNIDNWDVINVNSMRGMFNAARAYDSPLNSWDVDNVTNMESMFSSTPLFNQPLSNWNVSSVTNMRSMFSGSTLFNQDIDSWNVTNVLNMSTMFNYAAAFNQPLNSWNVNSVVNMSSMFRGASTFNQSLDNWDVSAVANMTSMFEDATLFNQPINTWNVSSVTLMESMFEDAEVFNQNLNNWNTAVVTNFEAMFKNALAFNETISNWNTGEALTMQEMFSGATAFNQNIDPWNVSFVTTMRAMFNGATSYNQTMNSWNLASVTTMEDMFKDASTFNENIGDWNVRGVTTMEEMFSGATAFNQDLNNWRIAGVSNMDYMFRNASAYNQPMDLWNPGNVTMRSMFDDAIALNQSLADWDVSGVTDMRDMLDNTALIRENYDTTLIAWSEQNLTPGITLGAEDLPYCDAQEERQSMIDNFGWTFDQDVRDCPIPDCTLLTSPLNGDIDVPVNTNITWEHALYAEGYRLTVGTTTGGNDIVDNITITNETSYEFASDFNTGDTIYVTLIPFNTEGDAVGPCTEESFTISSSPATIPDCTNLTEPLHAATDVAVTTDLSWNPISNADGYKITVGTSTGASDILNAEDVNNVTSYDFTSDLPEDSDIFVTIIPYNDEGDATSCTEESFHTEIIPVPPTCTNLTSPVNGATEIAIDTHLSWTPIANATGYLVIVGTTSGGIEIVNNADVVGANTYDIPVDLQEARMHYVTIIPYNAEGDATGCIEETFTTGDSTSPPSCTTLTAPINGATAVDPATNLSWTELTSATGYKLTVGTTSGGSDIFTDDVLNVTTYDLAANLPESTPIYVTVTPYNDNGDAIGCTEESFTTDGAPLCTTLATPANGATNVPVDTSIEWNASSNTDGYKLTVTASNSTLNNLTDFDVTTGTTHTFGNDFERGETVTVTIIPYNATGDAIGCTSESFTIIPPPVPACTTLITPTNGAVDIALATNLEWNASANADGYKLTVLASSSTANNITDEDITAGTTYNFANDFEQGETVTVTIIPYNSVGDAIGCTSESFTIKAVPNCTNLITPANGATDVAVNTTIEWTSITDADGYKLTVNASTSTANNVSELDITSGTTYTFTNDFEQGETVTVTLVPYNTAGDAIGCTSESFTIKPVPTCTNLITPANGTTDVAVATNIEWNAASNANGYKLTVTASSSTANNVTNLDITTGTTYNFTNDFEQGETVTVTLVPYNEVGDAIGCTAETFTIKSVPLCTNLIAPLNNAVVTEVSEITWNTATNADGYKLSITGSNTTANNQTDLIVTGNSHTFSNDFAPGEIVTVSIIPYNEVGDAIGCSSESFTVRPIPPCTNLMSPLNNATEVSVLTDISWNPSFDADGYRISIGTSPNGTEIVNNEDVASLTNYTFAEDLPSESLIYVSIVPYNTSGDAIGCTSESFETEIIVPACSQLSSPFNGENEVPLESSISWEEVEKTDGYRLSLGTSPGGTDIVNNLDMGTNTNYTPIEEYPFDTQIFVTITPYNSKGDAIECEEQSFTTVIPEDETKYGFSPDGDGINDYWHIDNIEYYPENVVMIYNRWGDAVFEIKNYDNNSAVFRGDANLKTKMGAGQLPEGTYFFNIQVEGETILGKTKGYVVIKR, from the coding sequence GAAGGCACTTCATTCACCGGAATTGTGAACAATTGGGACGTTTCTACAATAACAGATATTTCAGGAATCTTTTCTGGTTGTTCCATTTTTGATAGACCTGTTGATACATGGGCAACAAACTCCGTTACCGATATGTCCGAGACATTTAAAAGCACAGCTTTTAATCAACCCTTGGATAATTGGAACACTTCATCAGTTACTACTATGAAAGGAATGTTTATTGCTGCTGGACGTTTTAATCAAAATATAAACAATTGGAATGTTAGTAATGTTACTGACATGTCACAAACATTTGCCTATACTAATGCCTTTAATAGACCTTTAAATAACTGGGATGTTAGCAGTGTTACAGATATGACATTTATGTTTGATGGCTCAGATTTCAATCAGCCTATTGATAATTGGAATGTTAGTAATGTTACTAGCATGTCTGGCATGTTTAGACACGCTAAATATAACCAACCCTTAGCTAGTTGGGACGTAACTTCTGTTCTTGATTTTTCATTAATGTTTCAAAGAAACAGAACATTTAACCAACCTTTAAATACTTGGGTTGTAACAAATGCCACGGATATGTCTAGTATGTTTGATGGTTGGTATTGGGATCAAGTTTACAACCACCCATTAGACAATTGGAATGTTAGTAACGTAACGAACATGAGTTACATGTTTAGAGACAACTCTGGTTTTAACCAAGATATTAGTGGATGGGACGTGAGCAATGTCACCAATATGCAAGGTATGTTTTCGCAAACAGATGTTTTTAATCAGGACATAAGTGGGTGGAACGTTAGTAGTGTTACAAATATGTCTACAATGTTCCAACAGGCACAGGTATTTAATCAACCTCTAAACAATTGGAATATAAGTAATGTAGATAATGTCTCATCAATGTTTGATAGGGCTTTAAGTTTCAATCAACCATTAAATTTATGGACCCTCAGCAATGTTACTAGTTTCCAAAATATGTTTAACCTTGCAAGTTCTTTTAATCAAGATATAACGGGATGGAATACATCTAGTATCACCAATATGTCTGGTATGTTTACTTCTGCCAGCACTTTCAACCAAAACTTGGGTGTTTGGGATATTTCTTCTGTAACCAACATGGCAAATATGTTGTCAAATAGTGGTTTATCACAAGAAAATTATGACAATACTTTAATAGCTTGGTCTGCACAAACTGTAAACTCCGGAATAAATCTAGGTGCAACAAACTTACAATATTGTGATGCCTTAAGCCAAAGACAAAGTTTAATAGATGATGATGGGTGGACCATTACAGGAGATGCCGTTAATTGTTCTTATGTGTTATGTACTGAAATTACCATGCCACATGCCAGTGATACAGCTACGCCTGCGAATAGTGATATTCGTTGGGATCCTGCTCCAAATGCTACAGGTTACAAAGTTACTTTAGAAATTGAACGTGGTGGCGTACGAAATTATGCCACTATTGGAGGAAACACCGCTAATAATTATGATGTAGGTAATACCGTTGGTTTAGATTTTACCAATGAATTTATGGCTAATGATACAGTATATGTTACCGTTGTACCTTATAATGGAGAAGGGGATGCCGTAGGCTGTCAAGAAATTAGTTTTACTGTGGTTGAGAGTTGGGTAAACAGAACCGATGTTTTTAAAATCACTATTGATACTAGAAATTTAGATACCAATTCTACCGCAGCTAATCAATATAGAATTGAATTAAATGATGGTTCTCCTGATTATTTAACCTATGATTTCAATATTGATTGGGGAGATGGGCAATATGATAATAATGTTACAAATGATATAACACATACTTACTTAACTCCAGGAATTTATACCATTGCGATTATTGGGGATTTCCCTTCGTTCCGTCAAGATTCAAGTAATAAAGACAACCTTAAACTTATTTCTATGGATCAATGGGGAGACCAGATATGGCAAAGTATGAACCAGGCTTTCTATTTCTGTGAGAACATGGTTTACAATGCTACAGATATCCCTAATTTAACTCAAGTAACAAACATGTCTCGTATGTTCAGAAGGGCATGGCTCTTTAACAATGACATTAATAACTGGGATGTTAGTAATGTTACGAATATGAGCAATATGTTCTATCAGGCATACATTTTCAATCAGCCATTAAATAATTGGGATGTAAGCAATGTAACCACAATGGATAATATGTTTAACGCCGCTCAAGCATTTAATCAAAATATTGATACTTGGGATGTTGAAAATGTTACTTCAATGCAATACATGTTTGCTAATACTGACGCCTTTGACCAACCCCTTAATTCATGGAATGTTTCTAATGTAACAACCATGAAATCTATGTTCCAAAGGGCAGAATTATTTAATCAGCCACTTAACAATTGGATTGTTACAAATGTTACCAGTATGGAGGAGATGTTCAATTCAGCCGAACTTTTTAATCAAAACATAGATAATTGGGATGTAATTAATGTTAACAGTATGAGAGGAATGTTCAATGCAGCAAGAGCATATGACAGCCCTTTAAATTCATGGGACGTTGACAATGTAACCAACATGGAATCTATGTTCAGTTCCACACCATTGTTTAATCAACCATTGAGTAATTGGAACGTAAGTAGCGTAACCAATATGAGAAGTATGTTTAGCGGCTCTACGCTTTTTAACCAAGATATTGACAGTTGGAACGTAACCAATGTTTTAAACATGTCAACGATGTTCAACTATGCAGCTGCATTTAACCAGCCCTTAAATAGTTGGAATGTAAATTCTGTTGTAAACATGTCAAGTATGTTTCGTGGGGCATCAACATTTAACCAATCCCTTGATAATTGGGATGTGAGTGCCGTAGCAAATATGACTTCTATGTTTGAAGATGCTACATTGTTTAACCAACCTATAAATACATGGAACGTTAGTTCAGTAACACTAATGGAATCTATGTTTGAAGATGCCGAAGTTTTTAATCAAAATTTAAATAATTGGAACACTGCGGTAGTAACCAATTTTGAAGCCATGTTTAAAAATGCCTTGGCTTTTAATGAAACAATATCTAATTGGAATACAGGTGAAGCTTTAACTATGCAAGAAATGTTTAGTGGAGCAACAGCATTTAATCAAAATATAGATCCTTGGAATGTTTCTTTTGTAACTACTATGCGAGCTATGTTTAATGGTGCTACCAGTTATAACCAAACCATGAACTCTTGGAACCTAGCTTCTGTAACCACTATGGAAGACATGTTTAAAGATGCAAGTACTTTTAATGAGAACATTGGTGATTGGAACGTTAGAGGCGTAACCACAATGGAAGAAATGTTCAGTGGCGCAACCGCCTTTAACCAAGACCTAAATAACTGGCGTATAGCGGGTGTAAGCAATATGGACTATATGTTCAGAAATGCATCGGCATACAACCAACCTATGGATTTATGGAATCCTGGTAATGTAACTATGCGTTCTATGTTCGATGATGCCATTGCTTTAAACCAAAGTTTAGCGGATTGGGATGTTAGTGGTGTTACCGATATGCGAGATATGCTGGATAATACGGCACTCATAAGAGAAAATTATGATACTACTTTAATTGCTTGGTCTGAGCAAAACTTAACTCCTGGTATTACACTTGGTGCAGAAGATTTACCTTATTGTGATGCTCAAGAAGAAAGACAGTCTATGATCGATAATTTTGGATGGACGTTTGACCAAGATGTTCGCGATTGTCCAATACCAGATTGTACGCTACTAACATCTCCGCTTAATGGAGATATAGATGTACCGGTAAACACCAACATTACATGGGAACATGCCTTATATGCAGAAGGATACCGCTTAACCGTGGGCACCACTACAGGTGGTAATGATATTGTAGATAATATTACCATTACCAATGAAACTTCATACGAATTTGCATCAGATTTTAATACCGGAGATACTATCTACGTAACCTTGATTCCTTTTAATACAGAAGGAGATGCTGTGGGACCTTGTACCGAAGAAAGCTTTACTATTTCCAGTAGTCCTGCTACCATACCTGATTGCACCAATTTAACCGAGCCGTTACATGCCGCAACAGATGTAGCCGTAACTACGGATTTAAGTTGGAATCCTATTTCCAATGCAGATGGATATAAAATTACAGTTGGAACTTCTACTGGAGCTAGTGATATTCTTAATGCAGAAGATGTAAATAATGTTACTAGTTATGACTTTACAAGCGACCTACCTGAGGATAGTGATATTTTCGTCACTATAATTCCTTATAATGATGAAGGAGATGCTACTTCATGTACCGAAGAAAGTTTCCATACCGAGATAATTCCTGTTCCACCAACTTGTACAAACTTAACCAGCCCTGTTAACGGTGCAACCGAAATTGCTATTGACACTCATTTAAGCTGGACACCAATAGCTAACGCAACAGGTTATTTAGTAATTGTAGGCACTACCTCTGGCGGTATAGAAATAGTAAACAATGCAGATGTTGTTGGCGCCAACACCTATGATATTCCTGTAGATTTACAAGAAGCTAGAATGCATTATGTAACCATTATTCCTTATAATGCTGAAGGGGATGCTACTGGTTGTATCGAAGAAACTTTTACCACTGGCGACTCAACTAGTCCACCATCTTGTACTACGCTAACAGCACCTATTAATGGCGCTACTGCCGTAGACCCAGCAACTAATTTGAGTTGGACGGAGTTAACATCGGCTACAGGGTATAAATTGACTGTAGGAACAACAAGTGGAGGTTCAGATATTTTTACAGATGATGTGCTAAATGTAACTACATACGACCTTGCCGCCAATTTACCAGAAAGCACACCTATTTATGTGACAGTAACACCATATAACGATAATGGCGATGCTATTGGTTGTACCGAAGAAAGTTTTACTACAGATGGTGCTCCTTTATGTACCACACTAGCAACTCCTGCAAATGGTGCTACAAATGTTCCCGTAGACACCAGTATTGAATGGAATGCGAGCAGTAATACAGACGGCTATAAATTAACGGTAACTGCGAGTAATAGTACTTTAAATAATTTAACAGATTTTGATGTTACTACAGGTACTACCCACACTTTTGGGAATGACTTTGAAAGAGGAGAAACGGTAACAGTCACAATTATTCCTTACAACGCAACGGGTGATGCCATTGGGTGTACTTCAGAAAGTTTTACAATTATTCCACCACCGGTGCCAGCATGTACCACTTTAATAACTCCTACAAATGGGGCCGTTGATATTGCTCTTGCTACTAATCTGGAATGGAATGCAAGTGCAAATGCAGATGGTTATAAACTTACCGTTTTAGCAAGTAGTAGCACTGCAAACAATATTACGGATGAAGATATAACTGCAGGCACTACTTACAATTTTGCAAATGATTTTGAACAAGGAGAAACCGTTACAGTAACAATTATACCTTACAATTCTGTTGGGGATGCTATAGGTTGTACTTCAGAGAGCTTTACCATAAAAGCTGTTCCAAACTGTACTAATTTAATAACACCAGCAAATGGCGCTACAGATGTTGCTGTTAATACAACTATAGAATGGACTTCTATTACTGATGCTGATGGTTATAAGTTAACAGTTAATGCAAGTACTAGTACTGCAAATAATGTAAGCGAATTAGATATTACTTCTGGAACTACTTATACTTTTACAAACGATTTTGAACAAGGAGAAACTGTTACTGTAACATTAGTACCATATAACACTGCTGGTGATGCTATTGGATGTACTTCAGAGAGCTTTACCATAAAACCAGTTCCAACATGTACTAATTTAATAACACCAGCAAATGGCACTACAGATGTAGCAGTTGCTACCAATATAGAATGGAATGCTGCCAGTAATGCTAATGGTTACAAATTAACAGTTACCGCAAGTAGTAGTACTGCAAATAATGTGACCAATTTAGATATTACTACAGGTACTACTTACAATTTTACAAACGATTTTGAACAAGGAGAAACTGTTACAGTTACATTAGTTCCTTATAATGAAGTTGGGGATGCCATAGGTTGTACCGCAGAAACATTCACTATTAAATCTGTACCTCTATGTACTAACTTAATCGCTCCATTAAATAACGCAGTAGTAACAGAAGTAAGTGAAATTACTTGGAATACGGCAACTAATGCAGATGGCTACAAATTAAGTATAACAGGAAGTAATACAACTGCCAATAACCAAACCGATTTAATAGTAACTGGTAATTCACATACTTTTTCCAATGATTTTGCTCCAGGAGAAATTGTTACAGTTAGCATTATACCATATAATGAAGTTGGTGATGCTATTGGTTGTTCCTCAGAAAGTTTTACGGTAAGACCAATACCACCTTGTACAAATTTAATGTCTCCATTAAACAATGCAACTGAAGTTTCTGTTTTGACAGACATTTCCTGGAATCCGAGCTTCGATGCAGATGGATATAGAATTTCTATTGGTACATCTCCAAACGGAACAGAAATTGTAAATAATGAAGATGTAGCTTCTTTAACCAATTACACTTTTGCGGAAGACTTACCTTCTGAGAGTTTAATATACGTTTCTATTGTTCCTTATAATACCTCTGGCGATGCGATTGGTTGTACATCCGAAAGTTTTGAAACCGAAATTATAGTTCCGGCATGCTCCCAATTATCCAGTCCTTTTAATGGTGAAAATGAGGTGCCACTAGAAAGTAGTATTTCTTGGGAAGAAGTAGAAAAAACTGATGGTTACCGTTTATCGTTAGGAACCTCTCCTGGAGGAACTGACATTGTAAATAATTTGGATATGGGAACTAACACAAATTATACCCCTATTGAAGAATACCCTTTTGATACGCAAATATTTGTAACCATTACACCCTACAATAGTAAAGGCGACGCCATAGAATGTGAAGAACAATCTTTTACAACCGTTATTCCAGAAGATGAAACTAAATATGGCTTTTCTCCAGATGGCGATGGCATTAATGATTACTGGCATATTGACAATATAGAGTACTACCCTGAGAATGTAGTGATGATTTATAATAGATGGGGAGATGCCGTATTTGAAATAAAAAATTACGATAATAATTCTGCCGTTTTCCGTGGCGATGCCAATTTAAAAACCAAAATGGGTGCTGGCCAATTACCAGAAGGAACCTACTTTTTTAATATTCAAGTTGAAGGAGAAACTATTCTAGGAAAAACAAAAGGATACGTAGTAATAAAGCGTTAA